One window of the Mesotoga sp. UBA6090 genome contains the following:
- the rbsK gene encoding ribokinase, which produces MIAVIGSSNVDMVINVDDFTLPGQTQKGLELSYYPGGKGANQAVTSRLLGGEVYFLTCLGNDGNAQMMKRELEAIDLGNGIRYVDSPNGVALIEVSSSGENRIIVYPGANFHLSPEIIADSRESLLKADILLLQNEIPFESTLYAAKLFSEAGKTVIFDPAPSSNIDKSILRYVSIITPNETEMAELAGYNLGIEEATAKLHKMGCEDVLLKRGNKGVFFSGRSKSLVVPAFKVRAIDSTAAGDVFNGAFACSLDRGLDLHASLRYACAAAALSVTRRGAQKSIPRNEEIGSLLGE; this is translated from the coding sequence ATGATAGCAGTTATAGGAAGCAGCAACGTCGATATGGTAATTAACGTAGATGACTTCACCTTACCGGGTCAGACTCAGAAGGGATTGGAGCTGTCTTACTATCCAGGAGGCAAGGGTGCTAATCAGGCAGTAACATCAAGACTACTTGGTGGAGAGGTCTACTTCCTTACCTGTCTGGGAAACGATGGAAATGCCCAGATGATGAAAAGAGAACTGGAAGCCATTGATCTTGGTAATGGAATAAGATATGTCGATTCTCCAAACGGAGTCGCTTTGATAGAGGTTTCAAGTTCAGGAGAGAACAGGATAATAGTATACCCTGGTGCAAACTTTCACCTGTCTCCGGAGATTATTGCCGATTCTAGAGAAAGCCTGCTAAAAGCCGACATTCTTCTTCTCCAGAACGAAATCCCGTTCGAATCGACTCTCTATGCAGCGAAACTCTTCAGCGAAGCCGGAAAGACGGTCATCTTTGATCCTGCGCCATCAAGTAATATCGACAAGTCGATTCTGCGATACGTTAGCATCATAACCCCAAACGAAACAGAGATGGCCGAGCTTGCGGGATACAACCTGGGCATTGAAGAAGCTACTGCAAAGCTTCACAAGATGGGATGTGAAGATGTGCTTCTTAAGAGAGGAAATAAAGGGGTCTTCTTCTCTGGAAGATCGAAGAGTTTGGTGGTCCCGGCCTTCAAAGTAAGAGCCATTGATTCAACCGCAGCTGGCGATGTTTTCAATGGGGCTTTTGCCTGCTCGCTGGACAGAGGACTTGATCTTCACGCTTCTCTCAGGTATGCCTGTGCAGCTGCAGCATTATCGGTTACCAGAAGGGGAGCCCAGAAGTCGATCCCTCGAAATGAAGAGATTGGAAGTCTCCTTGGCGAATGA
- a CDS encoding D-ribose ABC transporter substrate-binding protein gives MKKLLVITVFLVAASAFLFGATYRIGLSLSTLNNPFFVTLRDGALQAAAGLGVEVIVADGRDNPAKQLGDIEDFVQQKLDLIVINPTDSDAIVTAVEEANKAGIPVITVDRGANGGMVIAHIASDNVAGGMMAGEYVAMLLGGKGNVVELEGIVGTSAARDRGQGFGAAISKYPDIKIVAKQVANFNRAEGLVVMENILQANPNIDAVFAHNDEMALGAIEAIKAAGLLDKIKVVGFDAVDDAVAAVNAGEMAATVAQQPFVMGQLAVVKAFEYLTIGTIYIPVDLQLVTLK, from the coding sequence ATGAAGAAACTACTTGTAATTACCGTTTTTCTGGTAGCAGCATCGGCGTTCCTTTTTGGAGCAACCTACAGAATTGGACTCTCTCTATCCACTCTCAATAATCCGTTCTTTGTAACGCTTAGGGACGGAGCCCTTCAGGCAGCGGCTGGTCTAGGAGTAGAAGTAATCGTGGCTGATGGCCGAGACAACCCTGCCAAGCAGTTAGGTGATATTGAAGATTTTGTGCAGCAGAAATTGGATCTAATAGTCATTAACCCGACTGACAGCGATGCGATTGTCACTGCAGTGGAGGAAGCTAATAAGGCTGGAATACCGGTGATAACAGTTGACAGAGGAGCCAATGGCGGAATGGTGATTGCGCATATTGCTTCCGACAATGTTGCAGGCGGTATGATGGCCGGTGAGTACGTCGCAATGCTTCTCGGCGGAAAGGGTAACGTAGTTGAACTTGAAGGAATCGTTGGAACGTCGGCTGCGCGAGATCGTGGACAGGGCTTTGGTGCAGCTATTTCCAAATACCCGGATATCAAGATCGTTGCGAAACAGGTTGCAAACTTCAACAGAGCCGAAGGACTTGTAGTAATGGAGAACATCCTTCAGGCGAATCCCAATATCGATGCTGTTTTTGCTCACAATGACGAGATGGCTCTTGGAGCAATCGAAGCCATAAAAGCCGCCGGTCTTCTAGATAAGATCAAAGTCGTAGGCTTCGATGCCGTTGATGATGCTGTTGCAGCGGTAAATGCCGGTGAAATGGCGGCTACTGTTGCCCAGCAACCATTTGTGATGGGTCAGCTGGCTGTTGTCAAAGCGTTCGAGTATCTGACTATCGGTACGATTTACATTCCTGTAGATCTACAGTTAGTAACGTTGAAGTAA